Proteins encoded within one genomic window of Variovorax sp. OAS795:
- a CDS encoding glycosyltransferase family A protein — protein sequence MTLPTPPAAPAADRTFPWPSVVVIIPFYNGADFIERSVRSVFEQSVPAAEVIVVNDGSRPEERAALDALVQRYPFRIIDKENGGQGSARNAGVAASTSDFICFLDQDDFYLPNHIETLASSIPHGDGLFGFVYADLYEADADGNVVRTGVVKEHATHPKQNINDLLRHDMFVLPSATLISRKAFEAVGGFDSQFMGFEDDDLFLRVFRKGFSNHFVDQAVTVWCIHTASTSFGIRMIRSRFKYFKKLVQMFPDEHQRGRYYFRDCLVPRFQPYFVNHAIESIKNDDQYREEMSAILFEYGAMVLANPYVGRKKKLRLRLTLFLLRHSSPGLVRLVGAVTRLPGIRSLRKLYS from the coding sequence ATGACCCTGCCGACACCTCCTGCCGCACCCGCCGCCGACCGCACGTTTCCATGGCCGAGCGTCGTGGTGATCATCCCGTTCTACAACGGCGCCGATTTCATCGAGCGTTCCGTGCGCAGCGTGTTCGAGCAATCGGTCCCCGCGGCGGAAGTGATCGTCGTCAACGATGGCTCGCGCCCCGAGGAGCGCGCCGCGCTCGACGCGCTGGTGCAGCGCTACCCGTTTCGCATCATCGACAAGGAAAACGGAGGGCAGGGCTCCGCACGCAACGCCGGCGTGGCGGCTTCCACCTCCGACTTCATCTGTTTCCTGGACCAGGACGATTTCTACCTGCCCAACCACATCGAGACGCTCGCATCGTCGATTCCCCACGGCGACGGGCTGTTCGGTTTTGTCTACGCCGACCTGTACGAGGCCGACGCCGACGGCAACGTGGTTCGCACCGGCGTCGTCAAGGAGCATGCGACCCATCCCAAGCAGAACATCAACGACCTGCTGCGGCACGACATGTTCGTGCTGCCCTCGGCCACGCTGATCAGCCGCAAGGCCTTCGAGGCCGTCGGGGGCTTCGATTCGCAGTTCATGGGCTTCGAAGACGACGACCTCTTCCTGCGCGTGTTCCGCAAGGGCTTCAGCAACCACTTCGTCGACCAGGCCGTCACGGTCTGGTGCATCCATACGGCCAGCACGTCGTTCGGCATCCGGATGATCCGCAGCCGCTTCAAGTATTTCAAGAAGCTGGTGCAGATGTTTCCCGACGAGCACCAGCGCGGCCGCTACTACTTTCGCGATTGCCTGGTTCCGCGCTTCCAGCCGTATTTCGTCAACCATGCGATCGAATCGATCAAGAACGACGACCAGTACCGGGAAGAGATGAGCGCGATCCTCTTCGAGTACGGTGCGATGGTGCTGGCCAACCCCTACGTGGGCCGCAAGAAGAAGCTGCGCCTGCGGCTCACGCTGTTCCTGCTGCGGCACAGCTCGCCGGGGCTGGTGCGCCTGGTGGGCGCCGTCACGCGCCTCCCTGGCATCCGGAGCCTGCGCAAGCTCTATTCCTGA
- the argB gene encoding acetylglutamate kinase — MTDPVLNIPPRDKAEILAQALPYIRKFHGKTIVIKYGGNAMTDPALQADFAEDVVLLKLVGMNPVVVHGGGPQIEAALNRLGKKGSFIQGMRVTDAETMEVVEWVLAGEVQQDIVGLINQAGGKAVGLTGRDGGMIRAQKLKMADRADPNLQHDVGQVGDIVSIDPSVVKALQDDAFIPVVSPIGFGEENESYNINADVVAGKLATVLKAEKLMLLTNTPGVLDKNGNLLTNLSAREIDDLFADGTISGGMLPKIEGALDAAKSGVNAVHIIDGRVPHAMLLEILTDQAYGTMIRAR; from the coding sequence ATGACCGACCCCGTCCTCAACATTCCCCCGCGCGACAAGGCCGAGATCCTGGCCCAGGCCCTGCCCTACATCCGCAAGTTCCACGGCAAGACCATCGTCATCAAGTACGGCGGCAACGCCATGACCGACCCGGCCCTGCAGGCCGACTTTGCGGAAGACGTGGTGCTGCTCAAGCTGGTCGGCATGAACCCCGTGGTGGTGCACGGGGGCGGCCCCCAGATCGAGGCGGCGCTCAACCGCCTGGGCAAGAAGGGCAGCTTCATCCAGGGCATGCGCGTGACCGATGCCGAAACCATGGAAGTGGTCGAGTGGGTGCTCGCCGGCGAAGTGCAGCAGGACATCGTGGGCCTGATCAACCAGGCCGGCGGCAAGGCCGTGGGCCTCACGGGGCGCGACGGCGGCATGATCCGCGCGCAAAAGCTCAAGATGGCGGACCGCGCCGATCCCAACCTGCAGCATGACGTGGGCCAGGTGGGCGACATCGTCTCCATCGACCCCAGCGTGGTGAAGGCGCTGCAGGATGACGCCTTCATCCCCGTGGTCAGCCCGATCGGCTTCGGCGAGGAGAACGAGAGCTACAACATCAATGCCGACGTCGTCGCCGGCAAGCTGGCCACCGTGCTCAAGGCCGAGAAGCTCATGCTGCTGACCAACACGCCCGGCGTGCTCGACAAGAACGGCAATCTGCTCACCAACCTCAGCGCGCGCGAAATCGACGACCTGTTCGCCGACGGCACCATCTCGGGCGGCATGCTGCCCAAGATCGAAGGCGCGCTCGATGCCGCCAAGAGCGGCGTGAACGCGGTGCACATCATCGACGGCCGCGTGCCCCACGCCATGCTGCTCGAGATCCTGACCGACCAGGCCTACGGCACGATGATCCGCGCCCGCTGA
- a CDS encoding acyltransferase family protein gives MTTTSSPTSPQEHAHLVHPKYRPDIDGLRAVAVLSVLGYHAFPQWIKGGFIGVDIFFVISGFLITTIILGSFEGDGFSYREFYARRVKRIFPALVLVLAATFAFGWYSLLPNEWEQLGKHVAAGAGFVSNFAFWNEAGYFDNAAETKPLLHLWSLAIEEQFYIFWPVLIGLAWKRKWRVLAVVGIVAAMSFLLNVSTIHSHRTAAFYSPLSRFWELMIGGMLAYMRLHRPLPKPGWGRHAQSIAGLVLIGLGLAYIRGGKAFPGFWAILPTLGAFYCIAAGPTGVLNRYVLASKPMVWVGLISYPLYLWHWPLLVYARIVEGDVPSNGLRALMLLAAFVLAWLTYRFVERGLRRSENNAVVPVLVAVMVGFVVLGTLAATRYYVGRHSDPYFNKTAAAAKDWGYPDGLSPIKVDGEVLQQIGHGKRRVLFFGDSHIEQYGPRAVELAKIAPDTLDSISFATWGACPPIPNVVDEKNNLCGERRDGAMRLAISDKFDAVVFGGCWNCYFSETGKANAANAEADRYYYSDGKTRRRFMGGGGVDFALNMLEAVMTNLAKHKQVYLVLDNPVGEGYGPEEFIKGGRLGNMSVAQMSPTTPWVPAQKALHERMRQIAIRSGAIVIDPIPTLCRGDQCTRADADATPIYKDAGHLRAEYVRKFATYIDVAMSTQKPPQTGAAPPPPSR, from the coding sequence ATGACGACCACCAGCAGCCCGACATCCCCGCAGGAACACGCCCACCTGGTTCACCCCAAATACCGACCCGACATCGACGGCCTGCGCGCCGTCGCCGTGCTTTCGGTGCTCGGCTACCACGCGTTTCCGCAGTGGATCAAGGGCGGCTTCATCGGCGTGGACATCTTCTTCGTCATCTCGGGTTTCCTGATCACCACGATCATCCTGGGGAGCTTCGAGGGCGACGGGTTCAGCTACCGCGAGTTCTACGCGCGCCGCGTGAAGCGCATCTTCCCGGCGCTGGTGCTGGTGCTGGCGGCCACCTTTGCCTTCGGCTGGTATTCGCTGCTGCCGAACGAATGGGAGCAGCTCGGCAAGCACGTGGCCGCGGGCGCGGGCTTTGTCTCGAACTTCGCGTTCTGGAACGAAGCCGGCTACTTCGACAACGCGGCCGAGACCAAGCCGCTGCTCCACCTGTGGTCGCTGGCCATCGAGGAACAGTTCTATATCTTCTGGCCCGTGCTGATCGGCCTGGCGTGGAAGCGCAAGTGGCGCGTGCTCGCGGTGGTGGGCATCGTGGCGGCCATGTCGTTCCTGCTCAATGTCTCGACCATCCACAGCCACCGCACGGCCGCGTTCTATTCGCCGCTGTCGCGTTTCTGGGAGCTGATGATCGGCGGCATGCTGGCATACATGCGGCTGCACCGGCCACTGCCCAAGCCGGGCTGGGGACGCCATGCCCAATCGATTGCCGGTCTCGTGCTGATCGGCCTCGGGCTGGCCTACATCCGCGGCGGCAAGGCGTTTCCGGGCTTCTGGGCCATCCTGCCCACGCTGGGGGCGTTCTATTGCATCGCGGCCGGCCCGACCGGCGTGCTCAACCGCTACGTGCTCGCCTCCAAGCCGATGGTGTGGGTCGGCCTGATCAGCTACCCGCTCTACCTGTGGCACTGGCCCCTGCTGGTCTACGCACGCATCGTCGAGGGCGATGTACCCTCCAATGGCCTGCGCGCGCTGATGCTGCTGGCGGCCTTCGTGCTGGCCTGGCTCACCTACCGCTTTGTCGAGCGCGGGTTGCGCCGAAGCGAGAACAACGCGGTGGTCCCGGTGCTGGTGGCCGTGATGGTGGGCTTCGTCGTGCTGGGCACCCTGGCGGCCACGCGCTACTACGTGGGGCGCCATAGCGATCCCTACTTCAACAAGACCGCCGCGGCCGCCAAGGACTGGGGCTACCCCGACGGGCTGAGCCCCATCAAGGTCGATGGCGAGGTGCTGCAGCAGATCGGCCACGGCAAGCGCCGGGTGCTGTTCTTCGGCGACAGCCACATCGAGCAATACGGCCCGCGCGCGGTGGAACTGGCCAAGATCGCGCCCGACACGCTCGACTCCATCTCGTTCGCCACCTGGGGCGCCTGCCCGCCCATTCCCAACGTGGTCGACGAAAAGAACAACCTGTGCGGCGAGCGCCGCGACGGCGCCATGCGGCTGGCCATCAGCGACAAGTTCGATGCGGTGGTGTTCGGCGGCTGCTGGAACTGCTACTTCTCCGAAACGGGCAAGGCGAATGCCGCCAATGCCGAGGCGGACCGCTACTACTACTCCGACGGCAAGACCCGGCGGCGCTTCATGGGCGGCGGCGGCGTGGACTTTGCGCTCAACATGCTCGAAGCCGTGATGACGAACCTAGCCAAGCACAAGCAGGTGTACCTGGTGCTGGACAACCCGGTGGGCGAAGGCTACGGGCCCGAGGAATTCATCAAGGGAGGCCGGCTGGGCAACATGAGCGTTGCGCAGATGTCGCCGACGACGCCATGGGTGCCGGCGCAGAAGGCACTCCACGAACGCATGCGCCAGATCGCGATCCGGAGCGGGGCGATCGTGATCGACCCCATCCCGACCCTTTGCAGGGGCGACCAATGCACCCGGGCGGATGCCGATGCCACGCCCATCTACAAGGACGCGGGACACTTGCGGGCCGAGTACGTGCGCAAGTTCGCGACGTACATCGACGTGGCGATGAGCACGCAGAAGCCGCCGCAAACTGGTGCGGCGCCTCCGCCCCCGTCGCGCTAG
- the galE gene encoding UDP-glucose 4-epimerase GalE, translated as MVQSSVLVTGGAGFIGSHTCVALAAAGYTPVILDNLGNSDARVLDRLRRITGSAPRLIEGDVRDKALLDRVLAGERFSAVIHFAGLKAVGDSVADPLTYYDNNVHGSLVLAAAMQQAGVHTLIFSSSATVYGEPDHSPIPEDAPCRPANPYGRSKRMVEEALADLHHAQPGWRIALLRYFNPVGAHESGLIGEHPHGKPNNLMPFVCQVAVGQRDKLLIHGNDYPTPDGTGVRDYVHVMDLAEGHVAALRHAEKQAGLVTLNLGTGHGASVLEVVHAFERASGRPLAYEVGPRRPGDVPAYWGDPSLAAATLGWRARRGLDQMCADSWRWQQGNPNGYQ; from the coding sequence ATGGTCCAAAGCAGCGTTCTGGTGACCGGCGGGGCAGGCTTCATTGGCAGCCACACATGCGTGGCGCTGGCGGCCGCCGGATACACACCGGTCATTCTCGACAACCTGGGCAACAGCGACGCCCGTGTGCTGGATCGGCTGCGCCGGATCACGGGCAGTGCGCCGCGGCTGATCGAGGGCGACGTGCGCGACAAGGCGCTGCTGGACCGGGTGCTGGCCGGGGAGCGCTTCTCGGCCGTGATCCACTTCGCGGGCCTCAAGGCCGTCGGCGATTCGGTGGCCGACCCGCTCACCTACTATGACAACAACGTGCACGGCAGCCTGGTGCTCGCCGCAGCCATGCAGCAGGCCGGCGTCCACACATTGATTTTCTCGTCGTCGGCCACGGTGTACGGTGAGCCCGACCACTCGCCGATTCCCGAAGACGCACCCTGCCGGCCGGCGAATCCCTATGGCCGCTCCAAGCGCATGGTGGAAGAAGCGCTGGCCGACCTGCACCATGCGCAACCGGGCTGGCGCATTGCCCTGCTGCGGTACTTCAATCCGGTAGGCGCGCACGAGAGCGGGCTCATCGGCGAGCACCCGCACGGCAAGCCGAACAACCTGATGCCCTTCGTGTGCCAGGTGGCGGTGGGGCAGCGCGACAAGCTGCTCATCCACGGCAACGACTATCCGACGCCCGATGGCACCGGCGTGCGCGACTACGTGCATGTGATGGACCTGGCCGAGGGTCATGTCGCGGCCTTGCGGCATGCGGAAAAACAGGCGGGCCTGGTCACGCTGAACCTCGGCACGGGCCATGGCGCCTCGGTGCTCGAGGTGGTGCACGCCTTCGAGCGCGCGAGCGGGCGGCCGCTGGCGTATGAGGTCGGCCCGCGGCGTCCCGGCGACGTGCCCGCGTACTGGGGCGATCCATCGCTGGCAGCGGCGACCCTGGGCTGGCGCGCGCGGCGCGGGCTCGACCAGATGTGCGCGGACAGCTGGCGCTGGCAGCAGGGCAATCCGAACGGCTACCAGTAG
- a CDS encoding glycosyltransferase produces MPAPSPFQPPITVSIVSHGQLALVLPLLEQLDRFSRSSTAKVVLTINIPEPDLLAGRTWGFAVERIDNASPKGFGANHNQAFGHCETPWFLVLNPDIRLDGDVLAPLVAQARPDAGLLTPRILEPGKSTPEQHRAIITPLEIVTRRKPGYARPAVPDWIPGLFMLFRSRAYREIGGFDERFFMYGEDFDICARTRLAGWQLQVGEDLLARHEAQRASRSSRKHLYWHVTSLLKVWSSAVFWRYLRARPRQS; encoded by the coding sequence ATGCCAGCGCCCTCCCCCTTCCAACCCCCGATCACCGTTTCGATCGTCAGCCACGGCCAGCTCGCGCTGGTGCTGCCGCTGCTCGAGCAACTCGACCGCTTCAGCCGCAGCTCGACGGCCAAGGTGGTGCTCACGATCAACATCCCCGAACCCGACCTGCTGGCCGGCCGGACATGGGGGTTTGCCGTCGAGCGGATCGACAACGCGAGCCCCAAGGGGTTCGGGGCCAACCACAACCAGGCGTTCGGGCATTGCGAAACGCCCTGGTTCCTGGTGCTGAACCCGGACATCCGGCTGGATGGCGACGTGCTGGCCCCGCTGGTCGCACAGGCCCGGCCCGACGCCGGCCTGTTGACGCCGCGCATCCTCGAGCCGGGCAAGAGCACCCCCGAGCAGCACCGCGCGATCATCACGCCGCTGGAAATCGTCACCCGGCGCAAGCCCGGCTATGCACGCCCCGCGGTCCCCGACTGGATCCCGGGCCTGTTCATGCTGTTTCGAAGCCGTGCCTACCGCGAGATCGGCGGCTTCGACGAGCGCTTCTTCATGTACGGGGAGGATTTCGACATCTGCGCCCGGACGCGGCTCGCCGGCTGGCAGCTGCAGGTGGGCGAAGACCTGCTCGCGCGCCACGAGGCCCAGCGCGCCAGCCGCAGCAGCAGGAAGCACCTGTACTGGCACGTGACCAGCCTGCTGAAGGTGTGGAGCTCGGCGGTGTTCTGGCGCTACCTGCGGGCACGACCCCGCCAGTCCTGA
- a CDS encoding glycosyltransferase family 2 protein: MNTAHSLQISVALCTHNGARFLREQVRSICLQTLPPTEIVLSDDASQDGSVDVVRAAIAECAAERPGHPVALRVFENAKPLRVVKNFEQAIRACTGALIALSDQDDVWMPERLAQMAMKFQQDESLLLLHTDARLVDANRNDLKQSLFHALEVTPSELERIHGGRAFDVFLRRNLVTGATTVFRRTLLPDALPLPVEWVHDEWLGIVASAVGRVDLLEQPLIEYRQHESNQIGARRDTFFGKVRKALASRGNTHVERTVKAELLLARLLQLGDRVSPDILAKVRGKIEHQRFRAALPASRLARCVPVLREAMTGRYDKFGRGVRGVVRDLFESV, translated from the coding sequence ATGAACACCGCCCATTCCCTCCAGATTTCCGTTGCCCTCTGCACGCACAACGGCGCGCGCTTCCTGCGAGAACAGGTGCGCAGCATCTGCCTGCAGACCCTCCCGCCAACGGAAATCGTGCTGTCCGACGATGCCTCGCAGGACGGCTCGGTCGATGTGGTTCGCGCGGCGATCGCCGAATGCGCCGCCGAGCGGCCGGGCCATCCGGTGGCGCTGCGCGTGTTCGAGAACGCCAAGCCCCTGCGCGTGGTCAAGAACTTCGAGCAGGCAATCCGGGCCTGCACCGGCGCGCTGATCGCGCTGAGCGACCAGGACGATGTGTGGATGCCCGAGCGGCTCGCACAAATGGCAATGAAGTTCCAGCAGGACGAAAGCCTGTTGCTGCTGCATACAGACGCGCGCCTGGTCGATGCCAACCGGAACGACCTGAAGCAGTCGTTGTTCCATGCGCTCGAAGTCACCCCGTCGGAACTCGAGCGCATCCACGGCGGGCGTGCGTTCGACGTGTTCCTGCGCCGGAACCTCGTGACCGGCGCGACGACGGTGTTTCGGCGCACGCTGCTGCCGGACGCCTTGCCCTTGCCGGTCGAATGGGTGCATGACGAGTGGCTGGGCATCGTGGCGTCCGCGGTGGGCCGCGTGGACTTGCTGGAGCAGCCGCTCATCGAGTACCGCCAGCATGAATCCAACCAGATCGGCGCGCGGCGCGACACCTTTTTCGGCAAGGTCCGCAAGGCCCTCGCATCCAGGGGAAACACGCACGTCGAGCGCACCGTCAAGGCCGAGCTTCTTCTTGCGCGGCTCCTGCAGCTTGGCGACCGGGTGTCGCCTGACATCCTTGCCAAGGTGCGCGGCAAGATTGAGCACCAGCGCTTCAGGGCCGCCCTGCCGGCATCGCGGCTCGCGCGCTGCGTGCCGGTGCTGCGCGAAGCCATGACGGGCCGTTACGACAAGTTCGGCCGTGGCGTGCGTGGCGTGGTTCGCGATCTTTTCGAATCTGTGTAG
- a CDS encoding glycosyltransferase family 2 protein — protein sequence MSSKPTLPAARPHSRPRGLEGGSSSAQLQRRIALLEHEAQALEAQIHGMQRSTSWRITAPLRWMSGCVQRIVRGAPNPPNVERGDYTDWIERYDRPAAGEYDRLRKEVDAWPKRPRLLLLHEGELDVRFLDAQAYPCWTQRRIETSPEAFAAAASADWVVWLEAGCILPPHALYTIAQQIAAHPQARLIYADEDELDASGQRIQPFFKPDWNPDLFLGRNLFSPWVAIEAGLFDQVGGVQMAPSAAARGLDLALRCMERVRGDQILHIPRVLGHRRIATAGIAEAARGGTEGVLALNAHFERTGIAATAEVAPFGYRTRYALPAMPPLVSLVIPTRNALPLVRQCIESIVLETDYPRYEILLVDNGSDDPEVLAYFAELDAQPGITVIRDERPFNYSALNNAAVARARGELVALLNNDIEVVSPDWLSEMVSIALQPGVGAVGAKLLYPDLTVQHGGVVLGVGGIAGHAHKHLARSDPGHGGRAQLMQSFSAVTAACLVVRKSLYEQVGGLDEAHLGVAYNDVDFCLRLRQAGLRNVWTPWAELLHHESASRGLEMAAESRSRLAAEAAIMQGRWAPLIAHDPAYNPNLTLDTEDFDLAWPPRMPP from the coding sequence ATGTCCAGTAAGCCCACGCTGCCAGCCGCGCGGCCCCATTCCCGTCCACGGGGGCTTGAAGGCGGTTCGAGCAGCGCGCAGCTCCAGCGCCGCATTGCCTTGCTCGAGCACGAGGCCCAAGCGCTGGAAGCGCAAATCCATGGCATGCAGCGTTCCACCAGTTGGCGAATCACGGCGCCCTTGCGTTGGATGAGCGGGTGCGTTCAACGCATTGTGCGTGGTGCGCCCAACCCGCCGAACGTGGAGCGGGGAGACTACACCGATTGGATCGAGCGCTATGACAGGCCCGCCGCCGGCGAATACGACCGCTTGCGCAAAGAGGTCGATGCCTGGCCGAAGCGCCCGCGCCTGCTGCTGCTGCACGAGGGCGAACTGGACGTGCGCTTCCTCGATGCACAGGCCTATCCATGCTGGACGCAGCGGCGCATCGAAACATCGCCAGAGGCCTTCGCAGCCGCGGCATCCGCCGATTGGGTCGTCTGGCTCGAGGCCGGTTGCATCTTGCCGCCGCACGCTCTGTACACGATCGCCCAGCAGATCGCCGCCCATCCCCAGGCGCGCCTGATTTATGCCGATGAGGACGAACTGGATGCGAGCGGACAGCGCATCCAACCATTTTTCAAGCCCGACTGGAATCCGGACCTTTTTCTCGGACGCAATCTTTTTTCGCCGTGGGTCGCCATCGAGGCGGGTCTGTTCGATCAGGTCGGCGGGGTTCAGATGGCGCCATCGGCCGCTGCGCGCGGCCTCGACCTTGCGTTGCGGTGCATGGAGCGCGTGCGGGGCGACCAGATCCTGCACATTCCGCGCGTGCTCGGGCACCGCCGAATCGCCACAGCCGGGATAGCTGAAGCAGCCAGGGGCGGCACGGAAGGCGTCCTCGCGCTCAACGCGCATTTCGAGCGCACCGGCATTGCAGCGACCGCCGAGGTCGCGCCATTCGGCTATCGCACACGCTATGCATTGCCGGCGATGCCGCCGCTGGTTTCGCTGGTCATCCCCACGCGCAATGCGTTGCCGCTGGTGCGGCAGTGCATCGAGAGCATCGTGCTCGAGACCGACTACCCCCGCTACGAGATCCTGCTGGTCGACAACGGCTCGGACGATCCCGAGGTGCTGGCTTATTTCGCCGAACTCGATGCGCAGCCCGGCATCACGGTGATCCGGGACGAACGCCCGTTCAACTATTCGGCGCTGAACAATGCAGCCGTTGCACGCGCGCGGGGAGAGCTGGTGGCGCTCCTCAACAACGACATCGAGGTCGTCTCGCCCGACTGGCTTTCGGAGATGGTGTCGATCGCCCTGCAGCCCGGCGTCGGCGCGGTGGGCGCGAAGCTGCTCTATCCCGACTTGACGGTCCAGCACGGCGGCGTGGTTCTCGGCGTCGGCGGCATTGCCGGCCACGCGCACAAGCATCTTGCCCGCTCGGATCCGGGCCACGGAGGGCGGGCGCAGCTCATGCAGTCCTTCAGCGCGGTGACGGCGGCATGCCTGGTGGTGCGCAAGTCGCTCTACGAGCAGGTCGGCGGACTCGACGAGGCGCACCTGGGCGTTGCCTACAACGACGTCGATTTCTGCCTGCGCCTGCGCCAGGCGGGCCTGCGCAACGTCTGGACGCCCTGGGCCGAGCTGCTGCACCATGAATCCGCCTCGCGCGGCCTCGAAATGGCGGCCGAGTCACGCAGCCGGTTGGCGGCCGAGGCGGCGATCATGCAGGGCCGCTGGGCTCCGTTGATTGCGCACGATCCCGCCTACAACCCCAACCTGACACTCGATACCGAGGACTTCGATCTCGCGTGGCCGCCGCGCATGCCTCCATGA
- a CDS encoding mannose-1-phosphate guanylyltransferase/mannose-6-phosphate isomerase — MRVLSVVLSGGAGSRLWPASRQAFPKPFMKLGGSTLLQQAIERGQACGTGDLMIVTNKDHLFLTKDVLGQMSDPPDATLLLEPKGRNTGPAIALAALQCIEKFGGDTVMLVLSADHLVPDVEAFVASASQAFKLATQGALVVFGISPTSPDTGFGYIEVAQASRSSQPAKRFVEKPDLETAQEYLATGRYYWNSGMFCFTADAILAAFEKHAPELLAAARKALRSAAHDGNMIQFGLHDFGLQPDISIDYAVMEPAENVHVVPAKFHWSDVGSWPAVAKAQPPDASGNTMPSDVVAIDTTGTHVQVDSHIPKLVATLGVHDLVIVDTPDALLVAHKNSAQEVKKVVDTLKSRKHEAVHLPSVVHRPWGTYATLKEEDGYKVKRITVKPGESLSLQYHHQRAEHWVVVQGRGIVQIGDIEHVTGPGQYRHIPLKEKHRLTNIGEDLLVLIEVQCGVYLGEDDIVRLADTYGRT, encoded by the coding sequence ATGCGCGTCCTTTCAGTTGTGCTCTCGGGGGGGGCAGGCTCCCGACTCTGGCCAGCGTCGAGGCAGGCGTTTCCAAAACCGTTCATGAAGCTTGGCGGCTCGACGCTGCTGCAGCAGGCCATCGAACGCGGCCAGGCCTGCGGCACCGGCGACCTGATGATCGTTACGAACAAGGACCATCTCTTCCTGACGAAGGACGTGCTCGGACAAATGTCCGACCCGCCGGACGCCACGCTGCTTCTCGAGCCGAAGGGCCGCAACACCGGCCCGGCCATTGCACTCGCGGCGCTCCAGTGCATCGAGAAATTCGGCGGCGATACCGTGATGCTGGTGCTGTCGGCCGATCACCTCGTGCCCGACGTCGAGGCCTTCGTCGCCAGTGCCAGCCAGGCCTTCAAACTCGCCACCCAGGGCGCGCTGGTCGTCTTCGGCATCAGCCCGACGAGTCCGGACACCGGCTTCGGCTACATCGAGGTGGCCCAGGCCTCGCGGTCGAGCCAGCCGGCCAAGCGCTTCGTCGAGAAGCCTGATCTCGAGACCGCCCAGGAATACCTGGCAACCGGACGCTACTACTGGAACAGCGGGATGTTCTGCTTCACGGCGGACGCCATATTGGCGGCCTTCGAGAAGCACGCACCCGAACTGCTGGCGGCCGCCAGGAAGGCGCTGCGCAGCGCGGCTCACGACGGCAACATGATCCAGTTCGGCCTGCACGACTTCGGACTCCAGCCCGACATCAGCATCGACTATGCAGTGATGGAGCCTGCCGAGAACGTGCATGTCGTGCCCGCCAAGTTCCATTGGAGCGACGTCGGGTCCTGGCCCGCAGTGGCAAAGGCCCAGCCACCCGATGCGAGCGGCAACACCATGCCCTCGGACGTCGTGGCCATCGACACCACGGGCACTCATGTCCAGGTCGACAGCCACATTCCGAAGCTGGTGGCAACGCTGGGGGTACACGACCTCGTCATCGTCGACACGCCCGACGCACTGCTCGTTGCCCACAAGAACAGCGCCCAGGAAGTCAAGAAAGTCGTCGACACGCTCAAGTCGCGCAAGCACGAGGCGGTTCACCTGCCCTCGGTGGTGCACCGGCCATGGGGCACGTACGCAACACTCAAGGAAGAAGACGGCTACAAGGTCAAGCGAATCACGGTCAAACCCGGAGAATCGCTGTCTTTGCAGTATCACCACCAGCGCGCCGAGCATTGGGTGGTGGTGCAAGGGCGAGGCATCGTCCAGATCGGCGACATCGAACATGTCACCGGGCCGGGCCAATACCGCCACATCCCATTGAAGGAGAAACATCGTTTGACCAACATCGGCGAAGATCTATTGGTGCTCATCGAAGTCCAGTGCGGTGTTTACCTTGGCGAGGACGATATCGTCAGGCTCGCAGACACCTACGGACGC
- the slmA gene encoding nucleoid occlusion factor SlmA, with amino-acid sequence MQNDETGYPGVETSTETPTTAAPARKRPKPGERRVQILQALAAMLEQPGAERVTTAALAARLDVSEAALYRHFASKAQMFEGLIDFIEQSVFTLVNQILEREGATGAQQAARILTLLVQFAERNPGMTRVMVGDALVFENERLQQRMNQFFDKIEATLRQVLRGAASADGSTTPTVDAQVRAAALTAFVVGQLQRFARSGFRRAPSEHLEATIALIV; translated from the coding sequence ATGCAGAACGATGAGACAGGCTACCCCGGCGTAGAAACCTCGACGGAGACGCCGACCACAGCAGCTCCGGCGCGAAAGCGTCCCAAGCCGGGAGAGCGGCGCGTGCAGATCCTGCAGGCGCTGGCCGCCATGCTCGAGCAACCCGGCGCCGAGCGTGTGACGACCGCGGCACTGGCCGCGCGGCTGGATGTGAGCGAGGCCGCGCTCTACCGCCACTTTGCCAGCAAGGCCCAGATGTTCGAGGGCCTGATCGACTTCATCGAGCAGAGCGTCTTCACGCTGGTGAACCAGATCCTCGAACGCGAAGGCGCCACGGGGGCCCAGCAGGCGGCTCGGATCCTCACGCTGCTGGTGCAATTTGCCGAGCGCAATCCGGGCATGACGCGCGTCATGGTGGGCGACGCGCTGGTGTTCGAGAACGAGCGGCTCCAGCAGCGCATGAACCAATTCTTCGACAAGATCGAAGCCACGCTGCGGCAGGTGCTTCGCGGTGCCGCCAGCGCGGACGGCTCCACCACCCCGACGGTGGACGCCCAGGTGCGCGCCGCCGCACTCACGGCCTTCGTGGTCGGCCAGCTGCAGCGCTTCGCGCGCTCGGGCTTCCGCCGCGCGCCTTCGGAGCACCTCGAAGCCACGATCGCGCTGATCGTCTAG